CGGAGTCTCCGTCCGCGCCCCCGCCGCCCGGGTTCGACCGAGGCCGGCTGCGCGGGCTGGTGGACGAGGCGAAGCCGACCTACGGGGCGGCGGACCTGTCGCGCTGCATGGACATGGCGGCGCGGGCGCTGGAGGAGAACCCCATGCCGGGCAAGCGCCTGGTGGTGGTCTCCGACATGACGGCCGGGGCGTTCCGGCTGGAAGCGCCGCCGCCCACGGTGAAGGGCCCCACGGGCGCGCCGGTGAAGCCGGAGGTGGTGCTGCGCGACGCGGCCGAGGGCCGGGACGTGCTGAACAACCACGCCATTGTCGACCTCAAGGTGGAGCCCGCGCTGCAGGCGGGGCCTCGTGCGTTCCAGTTCACCTTCACGGTGCGCAACTTCGGCGCGGAGGCAGTGAAGGATTTGGAGGCGGCGGTCCGCGTGGGCGAGACGACGCTGGCCAAGGGCTTCGTGGACGTGCCGGCCGGAGGCACCACGCAGAAGGCGCTGACGGTGCGCTTCCCGCAGGGTGGCACGGTGGTGGGACAGGTGACGCTGGCGCCGGACGCGCTGGTGGAGGACGACCGACGCGCCTTCGTCCTACCGGTGCCCCGGGCGCTGAAGGCGCTGGTGGTGAACGGCTCTCCGCATGCGACGCGCTACCGGGATGAGGCCTTCTTCGTGGACGCGGCGCTCACGGCGCCGGGCTCGCCGGTGGAGGTGGCCACGCGTGACGCGGAGGTGGGGCTGCGCGAGGACTTCTCCGCGTATGACCTGGTGCTGCTGCTCAACGTGGCGGCGCCGGGTGCGGACGATGCACGGCGGCTGGCGGAGTTCGTGGAGAACGGCGGCGGCCTCTTCATCAGCATGGGCGACCGGGTGAACACCGAGGAGTACAACGAGCGGCTGAGCGCGGTGCTCCCGCGTCCGCTGCGCCTGGTGCGCACCAGCGCCGAGCGCGATGACCCGGACGCGGAGACGAAGACGGCGCGGCTGGCGAAGGTGTCGGTGGAGCACGTCCTCTTCTCGCCCTTCACAGGCCGGGCGGAGGAGGGGCTCATCGGGGCGCGCTTCTTCAAGTACATGCTGCTGGAGGCGGACAACCCGGGCTCACCGGGTGCGAGCCAGGTGCTGGCCACGTACGAGGACGGGGCTCCGGCGGTGGCGGTGATGCGCAAGGGCAAGGGGCGCGTGGCGCTGCTGACCAGCACGGTGGACCGCGACTGGAGTGACTTCGCGATTCGCACGTCCTTCCTGCCGCTGATGCAGCGCTTCGCCGCGTACCTCACGGGCTCGCTGGAGGAGCGCGAGGAGATTCGCGTGCGCGTGGGCGAGGGAGCGACGCTCCGGCCCGAGGGCACGCAGAAGGTGACGGCGGTGCGGGCACCGGACGGCAGCGAGGTGCCGGTGAAGGAGCAGCCGGACGGCTCGCTGGTGGCGGGCCCGGTGGCGGAGCCGGGTGCGTACTCGGTGCTGGGCGCGGACGGCAAGGTGGTGCCGGCCCTGTCCTTCGCCGCCTCGCTGGACCCGGTGGAGAGCGATTTGGGCCGCGTGCCCCAGGATACGCTCACCGCATACTTCGGAGAGGAGACGGTGAAGGCGTCCACGGGGGACTCGGACAAGCCGTCCGTGCCGCTGTGGACATGGCTGATTCTGGCCGCGTGCCTGGCGTTCTTCTTCGAGGGCACGCTGCTGCGGAAGTAGCGGGGCTCCCTGACTCGGGGAGCCGCTGCTTCAGCCGCGTGGGGCCTTGACCGGTGGCGCTGTCGCCACCTCTGTGAACACCACGTCGCTCACGCCACAGCCCTGCGCGACCTCGACGAATCGCTCGCTCGCGAGGATGTACATGGAGTTGTCTTCCAAGCGAAACACGTCGAGGTCGGTCGGTAGTGACGCGGCGTCAACCCAAGGGGCGGGGTGCACACGCACATCCTCTCGGCCGCAGAGAGCACAGGGTGGTGCCGGGTCTGGCAGGTAGCAGTCAGGGTGCAGCCGCCCTCTAGAGTGAAGATGCAGTTCGAAGAGAGCCGGTGTTGGAGGCTTCTTGAACACCGGCGACACCGGAACGATGTCCCGCAGCCGCTCTGCCTGGAAGGTCCGCAGTGCGTCCTCCCGGACAAGGAGCCCCCAAAGGAACTCCAGGGTCAGCGGTCCGAAGCGCCCTCTGGCTGTGCCATGAAGAGGCCCAAACATGGTACCTGGCTGCACCAGTGTACCGGGTGGGCAGATGGTGCTCACCAGCTCCGCGAGGCGCTTGTACTCGGCAAGCGGCTCAGGGCGGAGCACCTCCAGCGCTCGGCGCTCCGAAAGGCCGCTGACGTCGATGGCCGGATATGACGTAAACCCGCTCCAGGTAGCGCCACACCCGGGGCAATCCGCAATACCGGGCAGCCCCCAGCGTCGCTGCACACGGCAGGTACCGGTCCAGGTCCGGGGGACCAGGTAGTGTGGCTCCGAGAGTTTGTAGTAGCGCACGTCAGTATTTGGGGGGTGCGGCTGGAAGTTCGAACCGCTGCCAATAGGTGATGGGCAAGCCCCAGAGATTGTAGCGCTGGATCATCAGCGACGCCTGGTCGAAGTGCTCCTCCTTCGTTGCAACAAACTGCTTCTCTCGTATCCAGGCCTGCCAGTCCGCATTCCAAGGTCCGCCCTTCGGGCCGTGGTGGATGCGAGCATGCTCCTTGGTGTCGATGACCAACACCCAGTCATGAATGTTGATGTCCCTGCTCAAGAAGTAGGGCTGGAACGCTCTGGGAAAGATGTGGTGCCGCTCCTTCGGGCGCTGTCTCCACGCCTCCAGGATGCGCCGGGCCTGCTGCTGGCTGGGTAGCTCCTCCGGCCGGTACCACTGGATGATCAGCACCGGCTCCCCGCCGCCGGGCAGGACCTGCGCGTTCCCCCAGTAGCGCTGGCTGTCGGGAGGAGGACGCACGGGCAGGGAGCCGCGCGTACGCACCACCCGTCCTGGCGTCAGGTCCTCGCAGCGATAGAGGGCGCAGATGTCCCCAACGCACGCAGGTGCGAGGCAGGGGTCCGCCTCAGCGCCCTCGCAATCGCCTCTGTCACCGACCTCCGCCCAATCGGTGGCCGGGGAATACGCCTGCCCGGCCTCGGGAACCGGCGCGGAGGCGGCACACGCACAGAACAACCCGAGGAGTGCCAGCCATCTCACGCGCATGTGCTCTCCAGCAGTGTTACCGCGCCCCCATGATACTGCCGGAGGGCACCGCGGGCTCACAGTCCCAGGTTGCCACCGCGGCTCACCCGGCCGTACGGCGTTGTCACCGGCCGGGGAAGGAGCCCCACCCCCTGGCCTTCCGCCGAGCCCTGCTCTCGCGCATCCACCCAGCGTCCACCGGAAGCGGGGTCGAAGAAACCGCTGTACCCGCCCGTCACGGAGCGCACGAGCGGGAGCCCGTACTCGAGCGAGCGGGCCATGCCCATCGCCAGGGTCATGCGATGCATGAGGGCACTTCGGAACCAGCTCTCGTTGCCGATGTTGAGCAGCACCGTGGGCCGCGCGTCTGGCCGGACCAACCCGGTGAAGGCCACCTCGAAACAGATGAGGGGAATCACGGCCACGCCGTCCACGTCGAGCGGAGGTTGTGGCCCCGTCCCGGCAACCACCTGGCTCTTGAGGGTATTCACGCCGAGCCACGCGAAGAGCCGCCGGAAGGCCTCCCCGGGCAGGTACTCCGAGAACGGCACGAGCTTCTGTTTGTAATAGACCGGCTCGCCACTCCCCAACTCGACGAGGGTGTTGTACCTGCCGGCGGGAGCCCGCAGCAGCGCTCCCGCAAAGAGCCTCCGGCCCGCCAGGGACAACAGCTCGCGCAGGGGGCCGATGCTCGCCTCGCCATCGCGGATGACGGACTCCGGCCAGATGACCCAGTCCGCCTCGGTCCGCCGGGTGGCCATGACGTACCGTGAGAGCAGCTCCAGGTCATCCCGCTCGCGGTCGCCCGCGCTCGCCTCGTCCAGGGCGACGACAGCCACCCGGACGGGCCTGGCACCCGCGCTCGGGCGGAGGCTCCCCGGAATGAACAGCACGGCGCTGAACACCCCCACCGCCAGGAGGAGTTGGGCCCGGGCCCTCGGCAGCCAGCTCCACAGTCCGAGACACGCCGAGAGGTAGAGCAGCAACAGCCCCGACGCGCGGGCGCCGACGAGGCCCAGCCATGCGCCGAACGGCCCCTGCGCCAACCAGTAGCCGGAATGCAGCCACGGAAAGCCAAGCCAGACATCGTGGACGAGCACCTGCATCAGCCACAGCCCGAGGGCCTGCGCATACACCGGCACCGGACGGCGTGACGGCAGGGCCGCCACGAGCCCCCACAGGCCATAGGGCAACGCGACCAGCAGCAGGAACCCGCCGAGCACGGCGGCACCGACGAGGCGCTCGCCGGGCGTCAGCACGTAGAGGACATCGACGAGCCAATACAGACTGCTGGCCGCCAGCAGCAGGCCAAACAGGTAGCCGGCAAGGAACCCGGCACGCGGTGTCCCACTCCGGCCGAGCGCGTGGAAGTAGCACGCGAACCCGGCGACGAGCCCGAGCAGGTTGGCGGGGAAGAGCAGGATGAGGTGGGCCGAGAGACCCACCAGCAGGGC
The window above is part of the Pyxidicoccus trucidator genome. Proteins encoded here:
- a CDS encoding BatA domain-containing protein — its product is MTFGNPWMLLGALGALIPLLVHLFDRRRPRPHPFGPLAFVLRSQKRTASRLKLKRLLLYALRTLILLAIPLALARPEWRRDTATALVVKGPAATAIILDASLSMRWSDGTSLFERGRDEARDALKDLLPEEPATVLVCTESPSAPPPPGFDRGRLRGLVDEAKPTYGAADLSRCMDMAARALEENPMPGKRLVVVSDMTAGAFRLEAPPPTVKGPTGAPVKPEVVLRDAAEGRDVLNNHAIVDLKVEPALQAGPRAFQFTFTVRNFGAEAVKDLEAAVRVGETTLAKGFVDVPAGGTTQKALTVRFPQGGTVVGQVTLAPDALVEDDRRAFVLPVPRALKALVVNGSPHATRYRDEAFFVDAALTAPGSPVEVATRDAEVGLREDFSAYDLVLLLNVAAPGADDARRLAEFVENGGGLFISMGDRVNTEEYNERLSAVLPRPLRLVRTSAERDDPDAETKTARLAKVSVEHVLFSPFTGRAEEGLIGARFFKYMLLEADNPGSPGASQVLATYEDGAPAVAVMRKGKGRVALLTSTVDRDWSDFAIRTSFLPLMQRFAAYLTGSLEEREEIRVRVGEGATLRPEGTQKVTAVRAPDGSEVPVKEQPDGSLVAGPVAEPGAYSVLGADGKVVPALSFAASLDPVESDLGRVPQDTLTAYFGEETVKASTGDSDKPSVPLWTWLILAACLAFFFEGTLLRK
- the lnt gene encoding apolipoprotein N-acyltransferase; protein product: MARVSTLGALLVGLSAHLILLFPANLLGLVAGFACYFHALGRSGTPRAGFLAGYLFGLLLAASSLYWLVDVLYVLTPGERLVGAAVLGGFLLLVALPYGLWGLVAALPSRRPVPVYAQALGLWLMQVLVHDVWLGFPWLHSGYWLAQGPFGAWLGLVGARASGLLLLYLSACLGLWSWLPRARAQLLLAVGVFSAVLFIPGSLRPSAGARPVRVAVVALDEASAGDRERDDLELLSRYVMATRRTEADWVIWPESVIRDGEASIGPLRELLSLAGRRLFAGALLRAPAGRYNTLVELGSGEPVYYKQKLVPFSEYLPGEAFRRLFAWLGVNTLKSQVVAGTGPQPPLDVDGVAVIPLICFEVAFTGLVRPDARPTVLLNIGNESWFRSALMHRMTLAMGMARSLEYGLPLVRSVTGGYSGFFDPASGGRWVDAREQGSAEGQGVGLLPRPVTTPYGRVSRGGNLGL
- a CDS encoding double-CXXCG motif protein is translated as MRYYKLSEPHYLVPRTWTGTCRVQRRWGLPGIADCPGCGATWSGFTSYPAIDVSGLSERRALEVLRPEPLAEYKRLAELVSTICPPGTLVQPGTMFGPLHGTARGRFGPLTLEFLWGLLVREDALRTFQAERLRDIVPVSPVFKKPPTPALFELHLHSRGRLHPDCYLPDPAPPCALCGREDVRVHPAPWVDAASLPTDLDVFRLEDNSMYILASERFVEVAQGCGVSDVVFTEVATAPPVKAPRG
- a CDS encoding TIGR02269 family lipoprotein, with the protein product MRVRWLALLGLFCACAASAPVPEAGQAYSPATDWAEVGDRGDCEGAEADPCLAPACVGDICALYRCEDLTPGRVVRTRGSLPVRPPPDSQRYWGNAQVLPGGGEPVLIIQWYRPEELPSQQQARRILEAWRQRPKERHHIFPRAFQPYFLSRDINIHDWVLVIDTKEHARIHHGPKGGPWNADWQAWIREKQFVATKEEHFDQASLMIQRYNLWGLPITYWQRFELPAAPPKY